The Eulemur rufifrons isolate Redbay chromosome 14, OSU_ERuf_1, whole genome shotgun sequence sequence ctaaaaagcctttcctttaagaactagaacaagacaaggatgcccactttttaccactactattcaacatagtcctggaagtcctaACAGAGCAGtgaggcaagagaaataaaaggcatccaaattggaaaagaggaagttaaattgtccctctttgcaaACAACATGATCTTActtctagaaaaacctaaaatttccaccaaaaaactattaaaactgataaaacaaattcagtaaagttgcaggatacaagatcaacacacaatAATCATTGGTATTTTATATACCAATAATGAGCcagctaaaaaagaaatcaagaaagcaatccatTTACAATAGATACCAAACaaaaatatctatgaataaatttaagcatggatattaaagatttttacaaggaaaactacaaaacactgatgaaagaaattaagaggacacaaatggaaagacatcccatgatcatggattagaagaattaatattgttaaaatgaccatccTACCCAAAGCAGtctatatattcaatgcaatccctacgaaaatattaataccaatgacattcttcatagaaatagaaaaaacaatcctaaaattcgtaTGGAACCACAGAgaagcctgaatagccaaagcaatactgagcaaaagaacaaagatggatGCTTCACACTACCCGACTtccaaatatattacaaagctacagtaaccaaaacagtgtggtactggtataaaaatagacacacagaccaatagaacagaatagagaaccaagaaataaatccatgcatttatagccaactgatttttggcaaaggtgccaagaacatacaaggGGAAAAGAAtatcctcttcaataaatggtgctgggaaaactagatatccatatgcagaagatcTAAACtagacccctgtctctcaccatatacaaaaatcactcaaaatggattttaaagacgtaaatgtaagacctgaaactataaaactactggaagaaaacataggggaagcACTCCAGGAtgttggtctaggcaaagattttatggctaagacctcaagcacaggaaacaaaaacaaaaatagactaatgggactatattaaactaaaaagcttctgcacagcaaaggaaataatcaacagagtgaacagacaatctgttgaatgagaggaaatatttgcaaactgttaGCTGACAAGGGACTAACATCCGGAATATGCAAggaactcaaaagaaaaaaaacctcattaaagaatgggcaaaggatttgaatagacatttctcaaaagaagacattcaaatggccaataggtatatgaaaaaaatgctcaaattactaatcattagggaaacacaaatcaaaaccacaatgagttattgTCTTactcagttagaatggctattataagaaagacaaaaaaatagcaaatgctggcaaggatgcagagaaaagggaactttcttttttttttttttttttttttttgagacagagtctcactctgttgcccaggctagagtgagtgccgtggcgtcagcctagctcacagcaacctcaaactcctgggctcaagcgatcctcctgtctcagcctcctgagtagctgggactacaggcatgcaccaccatgcccggctaattttttttttttctatatatatttttagctgtccatataatttctttctatttttagtagagatggggtctcgctcttgctcaggctggtctcgaactcctgagctcaaacgatccgcccacctcggcctcccagagtgctaggattacaggcgtgagccaccacgcccggcctgaaaagggaactttcatacactgctggtaggaatgtaaattagtacagccattataagAAAGAGTATGgaattttctcaaaaaactaaaaatagaacgactatacaatccagcaatcctcctgggtatttatccaaaggaaaagaaatcggTATAAAAAGGGacacctgcacccccatgtttattgtagtactattcacaatagccaagatacggaatcaacctaagtattcatcagtggataaatggagaaagaaaatatggtatatatacacagtggaatactactcagccatgaaaaaatgaaatcctgtcatttatagcaacatggatggaactggaggtcattatgttaagtgaaataagccaggcacagaaagacatatattccatgttctcattcatatgtgggagctaaaaaagttgatttcacagagggagtagaatgatagttaccagaggcggGGAAGGGTATGGGGGGAGTgaaaagaggttggttaatgggtacaaacatatagttagatagaaggaataagttcctagtagggtgactatagttagcaacaatatattatatatttcaaaatagctagaagagaagattcaaaatgtttctatcacaaagaaatgataaatgttcaaggtGATAAATATCCTAAGTACCatgatttggtcattacacattatattcatgtatcaaaatatcacatgtaccccataagtatgtacaaatattatatatcaataaaaaaagaatatctgtAACTTGGTTCAAGTACCAATAGTGAATTATCCATGGACTTATGGTATGGTTGAAGAAAAGAAGTTGGGGAAAatgttccttcctttttattgggAGACATTTGTAATATGTCTGTTCTActaaatttttatctctttttcctacaatgtattattccttttctctctctttcaggaATGATTTCCCTGATGAAAAGATCCCTACCCTGAAGGAAGCTGTTGCAGAgtgcctaaaccttaacctcacaaTCTTCTTTGATGTCAAAGGCCATGCACATAAGGTACAGTTTTTTACTGTGGATTATTTCACTTTGTTAAAAAGACATCTTGTTTAATTGCTAGTTGTTTCCAAAATTAActgtatattttgttattttttaaaaaattatttttataaattataatgtacTTGGTTAATGGAAGTATACAGTGCAAAAATCTACATCTCTTAAGGCAACAGTAAGTTTTGGAACTTTTTAACCTTTTATGGAAACTTTCAACAACTAGTATCCTACAACCAGCACTAGATGAAAgagtctgatttctttcatttgcGTAAAGCATTTACAAAAGATATTAAGTAACCAGTAAAGAGGCATTTCTGGAACAAACCACTCAAATAAtctcataaaaacaaattcaGGAGTTGTACACAAATCAGGTTGCATCTGGCTCATAAGTTAAGGGCCTTGGATAGACAACTATGGGCTGCATTTAAAGAGGAGAACTGTATTTAAAGCTAACAATATATATCTTTTATGTGGATTTATCGCCCTGTATAATTTCTATCCCTTATGTATAGTTTTGTTATTCAATGATCTTAGTAGTTACACTTTTATCAgaaaattactttatttcttcaaatgtgtaTGACATTCctagatattaataaaattttgcttaaaCTTTAGAACATATACTTTTACTCATAAAAACATTATTGCAATAGAAATCGAAGGGAAACTACAGTTCAGATTACACTTGTTCTCTTGTAACCAGCTTTTCAAGCacaaatccttttttttcccatttgggcAATTTGAGCATTTTTCCCCTAGCACTATTTATAATCAGTAATGGCCATGTACTGGTTAAGAATTCTGATGATgccaacttttttttattaatcccAGAATATAGTTGGTACCAGCTGCTAAAACCTGAAATATGAGCCTaagttctaattttattatagtaaactctcattttttaagaaagaagagaatggtaactaatttattattttggtaaACTGATAGTTGTATATGTCTAGGTTTCCAGTCAgtctgcatcagaatcatctggaatacctatttaaaaatacaaattcctggGCCATACCTAGAGAAGAGATTCTGAAAATGTCTAGGATGGGATTGAggaacatgtatttttaatgagCACCTCAGGTTTAGTTGATGATGCAGCCCATGTTTGGGAACCCTGATAAGTCCTACATTTCACCCACAGTGCACTGACTTTCATGCTTGTTCtcttagaataagaaaaaaaaagaaaaaaaattaaaaaaaaaaacaaccagctATTTGAGTTTTCTGGGTGGGTGCTCACAGGTGTTCCACCAAGACTGAGTAGAACATAGTGATCTAAGTCACCAAGATGGTAGTACAGAGGGAAACTGTTGGCAACAAAGTGAAGCTAATAGAGCACAGTAGCCAAGATCATGGACTTGGGAGTCCAACAGTCCTTGACTGAGCTCTGTCACTTACAGCAGGGTAACCTAACTTTGctaagtttcagtttccttgtGGGCAAAATGAGACTAATAAAAGAAACTACCACAattgggttgttgtgagaattaaattaataatataggcaggccgggcatggtggctcacgcctgtaatcctagcactctgggaggccgaggcgggtggatcgtttgagctcaggagttcgaaaccagcctgagcaagagtgagaccccgtctctactaaaaaaaatagaaagaaattagctggacaactaaaaatatatagaaaaaattatccgggcacggtggcgcatgcctgtagtcccagctacttgggaggctgaggcagagggattgcttgagcccaggagtttgagattgctgtgagctaggctgacgccatggcactctagcctgggtgacagagtgagactctgtctcaaaaaaaaaaaaaataataataatgtaggCAAAGAGTTACACACGTGCATGTGTTAGTTCAAACAGCAAGAAAATGTCTTTAGGTCTGTAGCTCTCACTCAGTTACATTATTGAATAGAAGGCATGACATGAATATttccatgttcttttttattttgggggagaaTGAATTTTGTTGCTTAAATTTGGTTATGGGTGTGTGTGACATTCCAAAAATTAGCAATATTTCAAGAATTATGATGCAGCGATATTGCATTCCACATAATGGCTGGtaccatttttgttgttgttagctgCTATTGGTGTCAGTTCACTAGGGGGTTACAAAATGTCAGTATTTAAAGTTTATCATGTCCtcttcatttattagctggaCTACTACAAAAATAAACTGTTCCTCTTGGGAAGAATTAGCAGACTTCCAACTCTTCCCAGTTCCCCACTTTGTCCCATTGCTTCTCCGTCCATGTTGGTAATGAATGATGTGTCCTTTCAGCCCCCTGGACTGAGGAAATCCACCCTCTGTAGTTCCCAGGCTGATTGGCTCATGCTTCATCTAGCAGGCGTGGAGGGTGATAGAGTTATAGGTGTAAAAGGACTTTTCATAGTGGCTAAACTAGGATACAAAGAAAGGATTTGAAAATTTTGCTACAGCCTGCCATACTTTCCAAAAGTATGACAAAAGGGATGAGGCTCTCAATGAGATAGTCACGCAGCAGTAACCTAGCTTCTTCCTTGCTTTAAACATGAGTTTAAAATGTAAGCCAGTGGATAATGGAGTCTGCCAATACTTTCATAATCCCCGTGTAATAGTAAACTTCTGTTTTATTCCATAGGGTTGTACTTAATATATAATAGTTTGTGGCTGGGACTATCacatttaaatagattttaaatatgtaaatctcTATTTTACAGGCTACTGATGctctaaagaaaatgtatatggaaTTTCCGGAACTATACAATAATAGTATTGTCTGCTCTTTCTTGCCAGATGTTATCTATAAGGTAACATTCAGGATTTTTTCTTGTCCATATTATTAGGTTAGCTGGTAGAGATAATAGCAGTGGGCTACGTAAGCATAAGATAGATGCCTGTTAAATTGCACTGAATCAGGGTAACAGTTAGGAGGCTCCTCTTTTAAATTAACAAGAGAAATTCCAGAAGAAGAATATACTCATAACCCATTTTAAAACACCACGATTCCTTTTTATCTCCTCTTACGTTGTTTATAGCTGATTCAGATTACTTTGGTAAAATTATCAGAACAGAAGAGAGTTATGTAATCCAGTTTCTCACTAAGTAACAGCAGAAtatacctttaaaaaagaaacaactctTAATTATGGTGagtttaaaatatgcataaaataggGTAGTGCAATGAACCCCCCTTTAACCATGATCTGGCTCATTTCATCCATACCCCCACTGATACCCCACaatgttattttaaagcaaatcctatCATTCAATCCATAAAAATtgcattaagtatttttaaaagtgatgcctttttaaaaacatagccaTGATGCCATTGTcccatttaaaaactattaacaaATATCCAATTTTTCACTTGTGTCAGAAATtaatgagtttttgtttgtttttttacaaattattcGTTGGAATTAGGACCCAAATAAGGTCTGCATGTTacaattttatatcttaaaacCTGTGAgttctctctatctctctttttcttgttgtGTTGTATTTACTAAAGAAACCAGATTATTTGTTTTGTAGAGTTTACCCAAGTCTTCATTTTGCTGATTATGCCATGATATAGTTTAATgcattcttctctttatttcctacAAATTGGTAGTAAGAGCTAGAGGCTTGGCTTAATCAGGTTATAGTTGACTATTCTTGGCAAGATAATTTTGTAGGTGTTTTCCAGTCAGTTAACATCTGGttaattctttgttgttgttgttggctgCTATTGATGCTCAGTGGCCAGATCTCTAAATTTACTATGGGGTTGaaaaagttgatattttaattgtattatttcttcttcttgtatTAGCTAGAAtacatctataaaaagaaatttcaccTCTATTATTTAGTTATCCAATAGGAAGGGTAAATGTttaatctttctctttatttaccaGTTTCCAAAATATTGAGTTGATTCTACACCACTCTTCAACAGTGACCAACAGAGCATACATTTAAAATTGTTACAGTCAGAGTAGAGCCTATCCAGATAGAAGCTACGATTGAGATTAGGGTCGTGGGACTTTCAGACATTTGgaacagtgtttcccaaactttcttGACCACAGAGGCCTTTAAAATCTATGAGACTTTCTCCAGAAGAGTGGGAGAGCCCAGACTGAAGGAACTCCATCCAcatctctctgtttctcctttgccctcttctcattctctcttctcaGTCTCTtctcacctccccccacccccgcccatccCCACAACTCTTTTCAGCCTTTTGCTCTGGAAAGGATCAAAGGTAACCAGCACTTCTTGAAATGATCATGATTCTGTCCTCATTGAATTCTAATTAATTATATCTGGTCAGAATTTAAATCAATGTCCAATGAAAAGTTTATTCTTACGTCATTAAAATTTGACCCTGAGATTATAATTTTCTCATATTAAAGATGGGACTGAAGTTCTTCTGGATTGTGAAAAAAGTAATCTCTTTTATACTGCatgttaaatgctttatattcatcatattattttttcaaagagtttACAATAGACTTATATAGTAGAGATTGGAGCAGGATACTAACTATGACCACCTCATCTGATCAAGTACATTGGCTAAATCTAAACTAATGAGTAGTATTAGACTTAAGAtatgataattattttacttCCCAAAATTCCTTTTCAGATGAGACAAACAGATCCAAATGTAGTAACAGCTCTGATTCACAGACCTTGGAGCCTTAGCCATACAGGAGATGGGAAACCACGCTTTGATACTTACTGGAAACATTCCATGTTTATGGTAGTGGACATTTTGCTTGATTGGAGCATGCATAATATCCTGTGGTACCTATGTGGAATTTCAGCTTTCCTCGTGCAAAAGGATTTTGTATCCCCGTAAGTtggaatgttttttgttttctcctgacACATTTCCTGAATGTTCTTCTTGGAAAGGAAGGAATAACAGAGTGGACAACCAGGATTGATTCTGACCTGCAAAGCATACCATGCCTCTAAATTGGAATGCCACTGGCTTCTTAGGTGGGAAGAGTTCAGGCATATTTCACTGTTTCCAACCAGATTGATCAGATAGTTTTGGTTTTttagtgcattaaaaaaaaaaaaagaagaatctgcCAAACTGTGGTGagaaaaggattttatttcttgTGATTGACTCCTTTTGAAAACCAACAGGATCTTGGGCAGAGCCATAGTGAAGGTATCTGTGGGCACCAGCCTCACCCCTACtgtctttccttttgctttcctgaACATCATAGGATGGTGTTATCTTCCAagatattttctgtttcctaacCTGCTAGCAATCTCTGAATCTTTCTTTTGGCAATTTTATAGCTGTATATTTCAGCAGATGAGAGTTATAAGTTTCATATTATTTTAGACATACATGTatttaattcagtaaatatttggtgagTACCCACAGTATTGCAGGGTGCCATATTAAGAAGCTGAAGATGCAGTGGTGAAGAAACAAAGCCAtggtctctgtcctcatggagtttacaaCCACGTACAAGAGAGACTTATCAAATAAAAGtctgataaatataaaattacaactaAGATATCTAAGATACATGCCACATAGGAGAGAAGAGTGTGCATAGTCTGTGTAATCCGACCTAGTCTGGGTAGTCAGGGAAAGCATCCCCAAGGAAGTGCCAATTAAGCTAGGATCTGAGGGTGAGTAGGGACCAGGGGTGGTCCAGGTCAGAGGGAAAGGCACATGCAAAAGAGCTGTGGCAGGAAGGAGCATGGTTCTTGGGAGAAATTGAAGGAAAATTAATGTTCTGCagctcagaaaagaaagaagaagtgTGATATGAGATGAGGCCAAAGAGACAGATAGGGGCCAAGCCAGGTGCACCTTCAGTGGCTGTGCCAAGGACATTTGGAGCAGGGGGTGTCATTAGCAAGCTACTGAAGTGGTTTAAGCTGGAACATTGTGGAGGAGGTTCACAGCATGCTGGGTTTGGAACACTCTTTCTGATTACAGTGCAGAGGGCAGTTAGGAGGCTCTCTCTGGGCACTATTGGTACACAATGAACACCATACTTAGTGACCATTTTAGATTCCTGGGACAGATGGTCATTATTCTAACagaattgatttttcttctttctccaggaaCTACTTGAAGAAGTGGTCAGCTAAAGGAGTCCACGTTGTTGGTTGGACTGTTAATacttttgatgaaaaaaattactacaaatcCCATCTTGGTTCCAGCTACATCACCGACAGCATGTTGGAGGACTGCGCACCTCACTTCTAGAATTTTACCCAGGGGAGGAAACACGGGTTCAGAAACTGCCAGTGGCCCCATATAGGGATATCAAAATACCCTTTGTGCTAAGCCCAGGCCCTGGGAGATAGGGTGGCTCACACAAGCAATAgttgttaatttcatttttaccTGAACCAAAGCAAAACCCAATGTTGCTCCCATGCTCCATGGAATGCCTAAGTTCAACACTGTTGCTCTTGAAAATCTGGGTCTGAAAAAAGGCACAACAGCCCCGCCCTGACCTACCTGAAAGTAGGTACAGGGACCCAGTGAGGATAAGCACAGATTGAGTTGTGCAATTTGGGGATGCAGATATAGATGCATGAGACATGCATGATAACTCAAgagttgacattttaaaacttgCCACACTtaagtattttacttatttcaaatATCTGTATTCAGCCATGTTAACAAGGTACTGTAGATGTCAAACTTGAGGCCATactaataaaatcattaaaaggaGCACTGAAGGAAAACTGTCCCAAGCATCATATCCTGGGGCATAAGGAATTTGAGGAAGCTGCTGTATGTAATCCAGTGAGGATTCAATGTGCAGCAACCAAAATGGTAGGGAAGTCTTGAAACCAACCTGAGGaattatttatggtattttgaaTTAAGTGCTACAAACCACCAGGTGGCAGAGTTGCACTTTTCCAGGCTTATTAGGCAGCTCTGTAACATGACTATAGGAAATTAGAACTGGAAGAAACTTCCAAGAACATTTAggtttatcctcattttacaaatgagaaaactaaaaccTGTAGAAGGGAAGGAGTTGCCTCAAAAATCACACAGCTTATGATAGCAGAGCCTGACCTCATGATAACTAAAATTTCTTGTTTACAATTGGCCAGGAACTGTATTAGTGGTTTAACATGCATTATCTTATCCAGCCCTCACAAAAATCTTATGGAGATGTTAACATCgtttttactgatgaggaaactgaggcactgccTAGTTAAAGTCACAACCAAGGTCTCTGAGTGTGTGGTACAATTGATATTCCAATACAGGTTGATTTGCCTCTGGAGCCACCACTCGCCAAGTCTGCCCAACTCTGTGCTCTTTCCCACATGAACTTCAGGGGTTTTATTATGAACTTAAGTAGCAATATTtaagttgaaatttttttaaatggcaaggTTGTCTGTCTCTAGCTCACCCCTTCCCACCTTTGAACCCCATCTGTAGCCTTTATCCCAGGCCCACATCCTCGCCGTGGATTCTCTCCTGTATCCCTCCAGTGGGTCACCAGCCTCACACACACTTGCAGGAGCCAGGCAGTGAGAGTTTTGAAAGACCACCAGCTGACTTGGCTAAATGTCAGTGAGAAGCAAACTGGTTTTTTTCAACAGTTAGTGTTGGCAGGGACACTATAGATGGTGCTTGGCACATTTTCAATCaacatttacaaagaaattttctttaattttaaaattaaaaacagatttgtTCAATGAACAAATGTCTAAACTGCATGTACTTCCATGCCACATTATGAGTAGAGTGAAAAGGTGGAGGAAAAAGTGACCAAAGAAGACACGTCTGTAGATTGAATTCAGCCCTGGGGTACCTTCTGCAAGTGCACAGGTAACTGACAGGGAAGGGTTTCTCTTGGGGGCAGTATTGAGTTAATAACATCCTTTTTGTTGTGTGAAGACCTCTAGACAGCCAGGACTTCTCTGTCTCTTGACCTTCATCCCAAATTCATTTTGCTCTTGATTTAGCCAAGCCAAATTAAGGATTTAGGTCCTATGCTAAAGTGGTCTGGGTTTTGAACAGCGGAGAATTCAGATGATGATATAAGGTGTTAATAACTATTCATATTAACAGTAGTTATTGAGTACTTCCTTGGAAGACTTAGTATAGGGTTAAAAACAGGATTTGGATTAGAGAAAGCCAAATCTGAATTTCTGATGAGtaacttactagctgtatgacgttgggcaagttacttaatttatctgtaaaacaggggtaGAATTTGTACCAACTCGAGGGTGGTtgtgattaaatgaaaaagtgCATGTAAAATGTTTGTTAATTAACATTTACTGACTGCCTACCATGTACTAGACACTTTTAAATGCTTTGCATGTATAGTACTTAGTCTTTGTAACAAC is a genomic window containing:
- the GDE1 gene encoding glycerophosphodiester phosphodiesterase 1 isoform X3, producing MHDNTVDRTTDGTGRLCDLTFEQIRKLNPAANHRLRNDFPDEKIPTLKEAVAECLNLNLTIFFDVKGHAHKATDALKKMYMEFPELYNNSIVCSFLPDVIYKMRQTDPNVVTALIHRPWSLSHTGDGKPRFDTYWKHSMFMVVDILLDWSMHNILWYLCGISAFLVQKDFVSPNYLKKWSAKGVHVVGWTVNTFDEKNYYKSHLGSSYITDSMLEDCAPHF
- the GDE1 gene encoding glycerophosphodiester phosphodiesterase 1 isoform X1, which translates into the protein MWLWEDQGGLMGPFSFLLVLLLLVTRSPFNACLLTGSLFVLLRIFSFEPVPSRRALEVLKPRDRVSAIAHRGGSHDAPENTLAAIRQAAKNGATGVELDLEFTSDGVPVLMHDNTVDRTTDGTGRLCDLTFEQIRKLNPAANHRLRNDFPDEKIPTLKEAVAECLNLNLTIFFDVKGHAHKATDALKKMYMEFPELYNNSIVCSFLPDVIYKMRQTDPNVVTALIHRPWSLSHTGDGKPRFDTYWKHSMFMVVDILLDWSMHNILWYLCGISAFLVQKDFVSPNYLKKWSAKGVHVVGWTVNTFDEKNYYKSHLGSSYITDSMLEDCAPHF
- the GDE1 gene encoding glycerophosphodiester phosphodiesterase 1 isoform X2 — encoded protein: MWLWEDQGGLMGPFSFLLVLLLLVTRSPFNACLLTGSLFVLLRIFSFEPVPSRRALEVLKPRDRVSAIAHRGGSHDAPENTLAAIRQAAKNGATGVELDLEFTSDGVPVLMHDNTVDRTTDGTGRLCDLTFEQIRKLNPAANHRLRNDFPDEKIPTLKEAVAECLNLNLTIFFDVKGHAHKMRQTDPNVVTALIHRPWSLSHTGDGKPRFDTYWKHSMFMVVDILLDWSMHNILWYLCGISAFLVQKDFVSPNYLKKWSAKGVHVVGWTVNTFDEKNYYKSHLGSSYITDSMLEDCAPHF